In one window of Ptiloglossa arizonensis isolate GNS036 chromosome 5, iyPtiAriz1_principal, whole genome shotgun sequence DNA:
- the LOC143147719 gene encoding unconventional myosin-XIX, translating to MAAVTQSSSLYEWDSINDLAALPENETIIIDFLLERLQRGQIYTWVGPLLLTLNPNNEVSTSHLYDYSEFNEHINTYSTTYKSNPHIFTVAAKAHYSLTRELGRNCQVIIISGETETGKTFNAFKCLEFLSRVNKNAVPPYEGNYTHDIMQRITDTCRLISAFTTACTERNEVSSRHIQLVQLHYKAGTISGATINSFLLERSRVTRGSSNFQIFYQMIFGMSNAELKVFNLSKGENYDILSTIDYSKRKYFQDGFQDTLKALEVLGFKADQKKHIFQVIALLIHMGNIRFIKYDEACTIDRTDERSKKALKNTCDLSSLTEEVIIELLTTILINPKSTWRKYTAYHRYLTTIDACRMRLHSIIRHLYDLLFHWVLNYVNDALSTKHEYSEWLGILDVFGFESFNQNGIEQLCVNYANEKMQQYFIETYLEHSRKDLQEEGFIESSRPLHTINLYKERLTILEEDLFMTLNDACQSPIPTNMPMIIELVCKKSCYVQKKFLSEKDGNFIIEHYSGPVAYSIEDLLSKNTDKVPNEISTIFHESKNSFLSSLIDIEEDQHLQIVKISTKKKTMFAKLKYNIDTLIKEISKCDSHHVRCVKPSRLSDCKWDRKDFRKQLACIGIFDALPVAKCKYPIRLQYRDFYQRYSKKPTEITDIYKCQMILESVASKKQLQKLVYYGKQLIFLTEPIFSKLELCRRNYRIKCANKIQIFWRKHKCTVIPAISKYSMANCTVQNQYKTNRNTTSTKIMLKRELEKSSNSIEDDDVFITHSVTPQNNSLTDVNYLMEDKKKINNVSTNVLEKLPHNFENWHKGCITLESQFIDVRVRNCLKINVTKSIKKINLDQFSKSKDCIIFYKCINNVDINWTDNNNNSLNQYLGHVALDNFLTSTGLPESSDRQTCSTHNYMGKNVYTIQLNSHTLFYKNGILSRRQLATTPIRIHTRCTCLSNSHSLPRSEQPQGLQDCL from the exons ATGGCTGCAGTAACACAG TCAAGTTCACTATACGAATGGGATTCGATAAACGATTTGGCTGCTTTACCAGAAAATGAAACTATCA TTATAGATTTTCTTTTGGAACGACTGCAGCGCGGTCAAATTTATACGTGGGTCGGCCCATTACTTTTAACATTAAACCCTAATAATGAAGTGTCAACATCGCACTTATACGATTATTCAGAATTCAATGAGCATATTAATACATATAGTACAACCTACAAATCAAATCCTCACATATTTACTGTGGCTGCCAAAGCGCATTACAGTCTTACTCGAGAACTTGGGCGAAATTGTCAG GTGATTATTATAAGCGGAGAGACTGAAACAGGCAAGACGTTCAATGCTTTCAAGTGTTTGGAATTCCTTAGTAGAGTTAACAAAAATGCAGTACCACCCTATGAAGGAAATTACACACATGATATCATGCAAAGAATTACAGACACTTGTCGTTTAATATCCGCTTTTACAACTGCATGCACTGAAAGGAATGAAGTAAGTTCAAGACATATACAACTTGTACAGCTTCATTACAAAGCTGGTACTATTTCTGGTGCAACCATTAATTCCTTTCTTTTGGAGAGAAGTAGAGTAACGAGAGGTTcaagtaattttcaaattttttatcag ATGATATTTGGAATGTCAAATGCAGAACTCAAAGTTTTTAACTTATCTAAGGGTGAAAATTATGATATATTAAGTACTATTGATTACAGTAAGAGAAAATACTTTCAAGATGGTTTTCAAGATACTTTGAAAGCATTGGAAGTACTGGGCTTCAAAGCTGACCAGAAGAAGCACATCTTTCAAGTTATTGCCTTATTGATTCATATGGGAAATATTCGATTTATAAAATATGATGAAGCTTGTACAATCGATCGTACTGACGAAC GGTCTAAGAAAGCTCTAAAAAATACGTGTGACCTTAGTTCTTTAACAGAGGAAGTAATAATTGAACTGCTCACCACCATTCTTATAAATCCAAAAAGTACTTGGCGGAAATATACTGCATATCATCGCTATCTTACTACTATCGATGCATGTCGCATGAGACTACATAGTATAATTAGACATTTATACGATCTTCTTTTTCATTGGGTACTAAATTATGTGAATGATGCTTTATCTACAAAACATGAGTATTCAGAATGGCTTG GAATATTAGACGTATTTGGTTTTGAAtcttttaaccagaatggtatagaaCAACTTTGTGTTAATTATGCTAATGAGAAAATGCAACAGTACTTTATAGAAACATATCTAGAACATAGTCGGAAAGATTTACAAGAGGAAGGTTTCATCGAAAGTAGTAGACCATTACATACTATAAACTTGTACAAGGAACGTCTAACTATCCTTGAAGAAGATTTATTCATGACCTTGAATGAT gCTTGTCAATCACCGATACCAACTAACATGCCTATGATAATAGAGTTAGTATGCAAAAAGTCGTGTTATGTTCAGAAAAAATTTTTAAGTGAAAAAGATGGAAATTTCATTATAGAACATTATTCTGGTCCTGTCGCATATTCTATTGAAGATTTATTGTCTAAAAATACTGACAAG GTTCCAAATGAAATATCTACAATTTTTCATGAAAGTAAGAATTCATTCCTTAGCTCTTTGATTGATATCGAAGAAGACCAACATTTACAAATTGTTAAAATATCTACTAAGAAGAAAACTATGTTTGctaaattgaaatataatatagATACCCTTATCAAAGAAATAAGCAAATGTGACTCACACCATGTACGATGTGTTAAACCCAG TCGATTAAGTGATTGTAAATGGGACCGAAAAgattttcgaaaacaattagCTTGCATTGGTATTTTTGATGCATTGCCCGTTGCTAAATGCAAATACCCTATTCGATTGCAGTACAGAGATTTTTATCAACGCTACTCTAAGAAGCCTACAG AAATTACTGATATCTACAAATGCCAAATGATTTTGGagtcagttgcatctaaaaaacaattacaaaaacTGGTTTATTATGGAAAACAATTGATCTTTTTAACAGAACCTATTTTCTCGAAATTAGAACTCTGCAGAAGAAATTATCGTATAAAGTGtgctaataaaatacaaatattttggaGAAAACATA AATGCACAGTAATCCCTGccatttcaaaatattcaatggCTAACTGTACAGTACAAAATCAATACAAAACGAATAGGAATACTACATCAACAAAAATCATGCTAAAGCGTGAATTGGAAAAATCAAGTAATTCCATAGAAGATGATGACGTTTTTATTACTCATTCAGTCACACCTCAAAATAATAGTTTAACagatgtaaattatttaatggaagacaagaagaaaattaacaatGTGAGCACAAATGTTTTGGAGAAGTTACcacacaattttgaaaattggcaCAAAGGGTGCATAACCCTGGAGAGTCAATTTATAGATGTACGTGtcagaaattgtttaaaaatcaatgttacaaaatctataaaaaaaattaacctTGATCagttttcaaaatcgaaagaTTGTATAATCTTCTACAAGTGTATAAACAATGTAGACATTAATTGGACTGACAACAATAACAATTCATTAAATCAGTATTTAGGGCATGTAGCATTGGACAATTTCTTGACAAGTACAGGACTTCCAGAAAGTAGTGACAGACAAACATGTTCTACTCATAATTATATG GGGAAAAATGTATATACCATTCAACTGAATTCTCATACATTGTTTTATAAAAATGGGATTTTAAGTCGACGACAACTTGCTACA ACACCAATCAGGATACATACTCGTTGTACGTGTTTGAGTAATTCACATTCGTTACCACGTTCCGAACAACCGCAAGGATTGCAAGACTGTCTTTAA
- the LOC143147723 gene encoding uncharacterized protein LOC143147723 isoform X1: protein MKEMLTNQASSGYSNSFVNNNGDTNSNNTTDNNSRRYAVFSTDWISTIGEELGMHPLPDSLLRRLAEDASYRLREVLHKCVTRLKHSKRKRLTSVDVNAVITNLCDLDPILGAPEFMPEYHMEARVFVPNECIINLVQTINDPLSISQNNVPFIQESEICDVRLTETRNNYAKRALKTLFNGSQKTFQVLINDCTTNAHLGGEGVIDKLMSIARSMVISNNAQYTRVSTRTCQLIIAIASNSEAVYPYHLTSVDKLTELLLELLLGQSFINQNLEALFKECTLKLMLRWPSIADKYIPTLENVLLREEKENIVGSKKNTTAMELLASIQPLIFFQHEAESALSVENILKYAPSGSTLWQRIALAICALMKSQSHTLNIAVLMEHYGDSLLPYLPVDYKSTVNAFKKPTSLPIIIKSKVKYVNVRPITASRMLWDRQSAFPDSTLRGPRREIRFAFAGGRPVPPSNLRRVSLRANYQILRSDLQATLALVASRRLMVLKDKRKRPCDTYDLVYGCL from the exons ATGAAAGAAATGTTGACAAATCAAGCTAGCTCAGGATATAGTAACTCTTTCGTTAATAACAATGGAGATACTAATAGCAATAACACAACTGATAATAATTCAAGGAGGTATGCAGTGTTCAGTACTGATTGGATATCTACAATTGGAGAAGAATTAGGAATGCATCCTTTGCCCGATTCTTTATTGAGGAGATTAGCGGAAGATGCCTCATATCGTCTTAGAGAAGTTCTACAT AAATGTGTTACAAGACTAAAACATAGCAAAAGAAAACGTTTAACATCTGTAGATGTAAATGCTGTAATTACCAACCTATGTGACCTGGATCCAATATTGGGAGCACCAGAATTTATGCCAGAGTATCATATGGAGGCAAGAGTGTTTGTTCCTAATGAATGTATTATTAATCTAGTACAAACAATAAACGATCCACTTAGTATATCACAGAACAATGTACCTTTTATTCAAG AATCAGAAATATGTGATGTAAGATTAACTGAAACACGTAACAATTATGCAAAACGTGCATTGAAGACTTTATTCAATGGGTCTCAAAAAACTTTTCAG GTTTTAATTAATGATTGCACAACAAATGCACATTTGGGTGGTGAAGGTGTTATCGACAAATTGATGTCTATTGCTAGATCTATGGTAATTTCAAATAATGCACAATACACCAGAGTATCTACTCGAACATGCCAGCTTATTATTGCAATTGCAAGTAACAGTGAAGCTGTTTATCCATACCATTTAACTTCG GTAGATAAATTAACTGAGTTGCTGTTAGAGTTACTTTTGGGACAGAGTTTTATAAATCAAAATTTGGAAGCACTTTTTAAAGAATGCACGCTGAAACTAATGCTTCGTTGGCCATCCATTGCTGATAA aTATATTCCAACATTGGAGAATGTGCTTTTaagggaagagaaagaaaacattGTTGGGAGTAAGAAAAATACGACAGCCATGGAACTATTAGCGAGTATTCAgcctttaatattttttcaacacGAGGCAGAATCCGCACTTTCTgtggaaaatattctaaaatatgcACCATCTGGCTCTACTCTTTGGCAAAGGATAGCT CTTGCTATCTGTGCCCTTATGAAGTCACAGTCTCATACCTTGAATATCGCAGTTCTTATGGAACATTATGGGGATTCTTTGTTGCCGTATCTACCCGTCGATTATAAAAGTACAGTGAATGCGTTTAAAAAACCTACCTCTCTTCCAATCATCATCAAAAGTAAGGTAAAGTACGTTAATGTCAGACCTATAACAGCTAGTCGAATGTTATGGGATCGGCAATCAGCGTTTCCTGATTCTACTTTACGAGGTCCTAGACGAGAGATTAG atTTGCATTCGCTGGTGGACGACCTGTACCTCCAAGCAATTTAAGACGAGTGAGTTTAAGGGCGAATTATCAAATTTTACGAAGTGATCTTCAGGCAACTCTTGCTCTTGTTGCATCGCGAAGACTAATGGTACttaaagataaaagaaaaagaccTTGTGATACCTACGATTTGGTCTATGgttgtttgtaa
- the LOC143147723 gene encoding uncharacterized protein LOC143147723 isoform X2 has translation MHPLPDSLLRRLAEDASYRLREVLHKCVTRLKHSKRKRLTSVDVNAVITNLCDLDPILGAPEFMPEYHMEARVFVPNECIINLVQTINDPLSISQNNVPFIQESEICDVRLTETRNNYAKRALKTLFNGSQKTFQVLINDCTTNAHLGGEGVIDKLMSIARSMVISNNAQYTRVSTRTCQLIIAIASNSEAVYPYHLTSVDKLTELLLELLLGQSFINQNLEALFKECTLKLMLRWPSIADKYIPTLENVLLREEKENIVGSKKNTTAMELLASIQPLIFFQHEAESALSVENILKYAPSGSTLWQRIALAICALMKSQSHTLNIAVLMEHYGDSLLPYLPVDYKSTVNAFKKPTSLPIIIKSKVKYVNVRPITASRMLWDRQSAFPDSTLRGPRREIRFAFAGGRPVPPSNLRRVSLRANYQILRSDLQATLALVASRRLMVLKDKRKRPCDTYDLVYGCL, from the exons ATGCATCCTTTGCCCGATTCTTTATTGAGGAGATTAGCGGAAGATGCCTCATATCGTCTTAGAGAAGTTCTACAT AAATGTGTTACAAGACTAAAACATAGCAAAAGAAAACGTTTAACATCTGTAGATGTAAATGCTGTAATTACCAACCTATGTGACCTGGATCCAATATTGGGAGCACCAGAATTTATGCCAGAGTATCATATGGAGGCAAGAGTGTTTGTTCCTAATGAATGTATTATTAATCTAGTACAAACAATAAACGATCCACTTAGTATATCACAGAACAATGTACCTTTTATTCAAG AATCAGAAATATGTGATGTAAGATTAACTGAAACACGTAACAATTATGCAAAACGTGCATTGAAGACTTTATTCAATGGGTCTCAAAAAACTTTTCAG GTTTTAATTAATGATTGCACAACAAATGCACATTTGGGTGGTGAAGGTGTTATCGACAAATTGATGTCTATTGCTAGATCTATGGTAATTTCAAATAATGCACAATACACCAGAGTATCTACTCGAACATGCCAGCTTATTATTGCAATTGCAAGTAACAGTGAAGCTGTTTATCCATACCATTTAACTTCG GTAGATAAATTAACTGAGTTGCTGTTAGAGTTACTTTTGGGACAGAGTTTTATAAATCAAAATTTGGAAGCACTTTTTAAAGAATGCACGCTGAAACTAATGCTTCGTTGGCCATCCATTGCTGATAA aTATATTCCAACATTGGAGAATGTGCTTTTaagggaagagaaagaaaacattGTTGGGAGTAAGAAAAATACGACAGCCATGGAACTATTAGCGAGTATTCAgcctttaatattttttcaacacGAGGCAGAATCCGCACTTTCTgtggaaaatattctaaaatatgcACCATCTGGCTCTACTCTTTGGCAAAGGATAGCT CTTGCTATCTGTGCCCTTATGAAGTCACAGTCTCATACCTTGAATATCGCAGTTCTTATGGAACATTATGGGGATTCTTTGTTGCCGTATCTACCCGTCGATTATAAAAGTACAGTGAATGCGTTTAAAAAACCTACCTCTCTTCCAATCATCATCAAAAGTAAGGTAAAGTACGTTAATGTCAGACCTATAACAGCTAGTCGAATGTTATGGGATCGGCAATCAGCGTTTCCTGATTCTACTTTACGAGGTCCTAGACGAGAGATTAG atTTGCATTCGCTGGTGGACGACCTGTACCTCCAAGCAATTTAAGACGAGTGAGTTTAAGGGCGAATTATCAAATTTTACGAAGTGATCTTCAGGCAACTCTTGCTCTTGTTGCATCGCGAAGACTAATGGTACttaaagataaaagaaaaagaccTTGTGATACCTACGATTTGGTCTATGgttgtttgtaa
- the Bi-1 gene encoding bax Inhibitor-1, which produces MAAMYKTFVNSFTNRLELPVRQHLKNVYACLSMSTVAAAVGVYVHFYSQFLQANMLTTLGTFGLLYGLMSTPDNGKNQKLRLGYLLGFAFLSGLGLGPLFQTIIAINPSIIMTALIGTTVIFVSFSISALLAERGYWLYLGGTLIWLLSIIVMLSFINLFLRWSLFYQAHLYGGLFLMCGFVIYDTQLIIEKFHAGSKDFVLHSLDLFVDFIDIFRHLLIILEQKESSKDQRKRK; this is translated from the exons ATGGCAGCGATGTATAAAACTTTCGTGAATTCTTTCACGAACAGACT CGAATTACCAGTCAGACAGCATCTCAAAAATGTTTATGCTTGTCTATCCATGTCAACAGTGGCAGCCGCAGTAGGAGTGTATGTTCACTTCTACTCACAGTTCCTGCAGGCTAATATGTTAACGACTCTTGGCACATTTGGTTTACTTTATGGTTTAATGAGCACACCAGATAATggaaaaaatcaaaaattacGTCTTGGCTATTTGTTGGGATTTGCATTTTTGTCTGGACTTGGACTAGGTCCTTTGTTTCAAACGATTATTGCTATCAATCCTAGCATTATAATGACTGCATTAATAG GAACAACTGTTATATTTGTATCATTTAGTATCTCTGCTCTTCTGGCTGAACGTGGTTATTGGTTGTACCTTGGCGGTACTTTAATTTGGTTACTAAGTATTATAGTTATGCTGTCTTTTATCAATCTCTTCCTACGTTGGTCTTTGTTCTACCAAGCCCACTTATACGGTGGATTATTCTTGATGTGTGGTTTTGTAATTTATGATACACAATTGATCATTGAGAAATTCCACGCTGGCAGCAAAGATTTTGTTTTGCACTCCTTAGATCTTTTCGTAGATTTCATTGACATTTTCCGTCACCTTCTCATTATCCTTGAGCAAAAG gaATCATCAAAAGACCAGCGTAAACGCAAATAG